One genomic region from Corvus hawaiiensis isolate bCorHaw1 chromosome 28, bCorHaw1.pri.cur, whole genome shotgun sequence encodes:
- the ANKRD24 gene encoding ankyrin repeat domain-containing protein 24 isoform X1 encodes MASSRRLLLSTMKQICLCAAASFASQDWTKNDEKLLQAVDYNDAGRVTSLLLRKGLVPTKLDSEGKSAFHLAATRGNVDCLEAMLAHGVDAMTKDSSGYTALHLASKHGHPQCVSKLLQASCPVDVADGSGRTALHLAAASGCISCSEILCDFKAPLNSKDKDGSTPLILAAKMSHSELCRYLLHRGAAVNSRDLQGRTALMLACESGSVDTVEVLVSAGARVAVVDATGHDAAHYGLATGNALIQHLLQEAAQRRSWASEEESTEQTSQTSSPSQSSVREKSSTPRKRKAPLPPLGTPSQEDRDAYEEIVRLRQERAQFLQKIRGLEQQEKQRRERAELDESSLRSMEKQIRELEERLAVQDGEKEKLGKEVEALRSRLSSLENEKENTSYDIETLQDEEGDPLEFPGAELLLSKKTLSPSAEELLATLQGQVQSLTVQNKELREKIQVLENYERDESSPPALGDVVPASLYRALQRELERLRAQGREATAQAGGDGQRGASEPIPEGSVGPHPTKGPTWAWGECKAVLDELGVQTSPSSSPSGQREPGTELVEAQAALKQAQTELEERERRLKELQARLEAAEAAASPGASAEEASREKKALLERCGRAEAEAEALRRELEARPRDTPGAPEPGPAGAAELARQQEEAEAQLAELRAVLARREAELGALRERLREHEEEAPARLRQAQALRERLAQLEAAAEAKAREAARLEAELAAAVPRAQHEAAEAGLRAEAAALARRLQELERRHEKTCEEVFRVQRQALFMKSERQAAEDRLGAAQKQLEQAQDEARRLRELHGHAEDAARLVRDRDRKITELSKEVFRLKEALNALPESGGPPQSPPNTAALQAQIRALEEKLEETETRHSKVVTLYRSHLLYAVQGHMDEDVQRLLCQILRMQQLQEQGR; translated from the exons atGGCGTCCTCCCGCCGCCTCCTGCTCAGCACCATGAAGCAGATCTGCCTTTGTGCCGCCGCCTCCTTCGCG AGCCAGGACTGGACCAAGAACGACGAGAAGCTGCTGCAGGCCGTGGACTACAACGATGCCGGGCGGGTCACGTCGctcctgctccgcaagggcctGGTGCCCACCAAGCTGGACTCGGAGGGCAAATCCGC GTTCCACCTGGCTGCTACACGGGGCAACGTGGACTGCCTGGAAGCAATGCTGGCCCACGGCGTGGATGCCATGACCAAGGACAGCTCGG GTTACACTGCCCTGCACTTGGCCTCCAAGCACGGCCACCCTCAGTGTGTCAGCAAACTGCTGCAG GCCTCCTGCCCCGTGGACGTGGCCGATGGCAGTGGCCGGACCGCGCTGCACCTGGCGG CTGCCAGCGGCTGCATCTCCTGCTCCGAGATCCTCTGTGACTTCAAGGCTCCCTTGAACAGCAAGGACAAG GACGGCTCCACGCCGCTGATCCTGGCTGCCAAGATGAGCCACTCGGAGCTGTGCCGGTACCTCCTGCACCGCGGGGCCGCCGTCAACAGCCGGGACCTGCAGGGCAG GACAGCCCTGATGCTGGCCTGCGAGAGCGGCAGCGTGGACACCGTGGAGGTGCTGGTCAGCGCCGGCGCCCGCGTGGCCGTGGTGGACGCCACCGGCCACGACGCCGCTCACTACGGGCTGGCCACGGGCAACGCCCTCATCCAGCACCTCCTGCAGGAGGCGGCCCAGCGCCGCTCGTGGGCCAGCG AAGAGGAGTCAACTGAGCAGACGTCGCAG ACATCTTCGCCCAGCCAGTCGTCCGTCAGGGAGAAGAGCAGCACCCCGAGGAAGAGAAAggcccctctgcctcccctgggcacccccagccAG GAGGACCGGGACGCCTACGAGGAGATCGTGCGGCTGCGGCAGGAGAGGGCCCAGTTCCTGCAGAAGAtccggggcttggagcagcaggagaagcagagacGGGAG CGGGCGGAGCTGGACGAAAGCTCCCTGCGCTCCATGGAGAAGCAG ATCCGGGAACTGGAAGAGCGACTGGCGGTGCAGGatggggagaaggagaagctggGCAAGGAGGTGGAGGCTCTGCGGAGCCGCCTGTCCTCACTGGAG AATGAGAAGGAGAACACGAGCTACGACATTGAGACGCTGCAGGACGAGGAGGGAGACCCACTTGAGTTCCCAG gagcggagctgctgctctccaagaAGACGCTGAGCCCCTCGGccgaggagctgctggccaCACTCCAGGGGCAGGTGCAGTCCCTGACCGTGCAGAACAAGGAGCTAAGGGAGAAAATCCAG GTGCTGGAGAACTACGAGCGGGATGAGAgcagcccccctgccctgggggacGTGGTGCCCGCCAGTCTGTACCGGGCCCTGCAGCGGGAGCTGGAGCGGCTGCGGGCGCAGGGCAGGGAGGCCACGGCGCAGGCTGGAGGGGATGGGCAGCGCGGGGCTTCGGAGCCCATCCCGGAGGGGAGCGTGGGACCACATCCCACCAAGGGGCCAACCTGGGCCTGGGGCGAGTGCAAGGCAGTGCTGGACGAGCTGGGGGTGCAGACATCCCCCTCCTCCTCGCCCTCTGGCCAGCGGGAGCCGGGCACGGAGCTGGTGGAGGCACAGGCGGCCCTGAAGCAGGCACAGACCGAGCTGGaggagcgggagcggcggctgaaggagctgcaggccCGGCTGGAGGCTGCGGAGGCTGCTGCCTCACCGGGAGCCTCTGCGGAGGAGGCGTCGAGGGAGAAGAAAGCGCTGCTGGAGCGCTGCGGGCGCGCCGAGGCTGAGGCCGAGGCACTGCGGCGGGAGCTGGAGGCGAGGCCGCGGGACACGCCAGGAGCGCCGGAGCCGGGACCGGCGGGAGCGGCGGAGCTGGCgcggcagcaggaggaggccgaggcacagctggcagagctccGGGCCGTGCTGGCGCGcagggaggctgagctgggcgcgctgcgggagcggctgcggGAGCACGAGGAGGAGGCCCCGGCGCGGCTGCGGCAGGCGCAGGCCCTGCGGGAGCGCCTGGCGCAGCTGGAGGCCGCGGCCGAGGCCAAGGCCCGCGAGGCCGCCcggctggaggcagagctggcgGCAGCCGTGCCGCGGGCGCAGCATGAGGCGGCCGAGGCCGGGCTgcgggcggaggcggcggcgctgGCGCggcggctgcaggagctggagcggCGGCACGAGAAGACGTGCGAGGAGGTGTTCCGCGTGCAGCGGCAGGCGCTGTTCATGAAGAGCGAGCGCCAGGCGGCCGAGGACAGGCTGGGCGCTGCgcagaagcagctggagcaggcccAGGACGAGGCGCGGCGGCTGCGGGAGCTCCACGGCCACGCCGAGGATGCGGCACGGCTggtcagggacagggacaggaag ATCACGGAGCTCTCCAAGGAGGTTTTCAGGCTGAAGGAAGCCCTGAACGCCCTCCCCGAATCTGGGGGGCCTCCACAGTCCCCGCCCAACACAGCCGCGCTCCAGGCCCAGATCCGAGCActggaggagaagctggag gagacagAGACGAGGCACAGCAAGGTGGTGACGCTGTACCGGAGCCACCTGCTCTACGCTGTGCAG GGCCACATGGACGAGGATGTGCAGAGACTCCTGTGCCAGATCCTGAggatgcagcagctgcaggagcagggcagatgA
- the ANKRD24 gene encoding ankyrin repeat domain-containing protein 24 isoform X2, with product MKSLKARFKKADSQDWTKNDEKLLQAVDYNDAGRVTSLLLRKGLVPTKLDSEGKSAFHLAATRGNVDCLEAMLAHGVDAMTKDSSGYTALHLASKHGHPQCVSKLLQASCPVDVADGSGRTALHLAAASGCISCSEILCDFKAPLNSKDKDGSTPLILAAKMSHSELCRYLLHRGAAVNSRDLQGRTALMLACESGSVDTVEVLVSAGARVAVVDATGHDAAHYGLATGNALIQHLLQEAAQRRSWASEEESTEQTSQTSSPSQSSVREKSSTPRKRKAPLPPLGTPSQEDRDAYEEIVRLRQERAQFLQKIRGLEQQEKQRRERAELDESSLRSMEKQIRELEERLAVQDGEKEKLGKEVEALRSRLSSLENEKENTSYDIETLQDEEGDPLEFPGAELLLSKKTLSPSAEELLATLQGQVQSLTVQNKELREKIQVLENYERDESSPPALGDVVPASLYRALQRELERLRAQGREATAQAGGDGQRGASEPIPEGSVGPHPTKGPTWAWGECKAVLDELGVQTSPSSSPSGQREPGTELVEAQAALKQAQTELEERERRLKELQARLEAAEAAASPGASAEEASREKKALLERCGRAEAEAEALRRELEARPRDTPGAPEPGPAGAAELARQQEEAEAQLAELRAVLARREAELGALRERLREHEEEAPARLRQAQALRERLAQLEAAAEAKAREAARLEAELAAAVPRAQHEAAEAGLRAEAAALARRLQELERRHEKTCEEVFRVQRQALFMKSERQAAEDRLGAAQKQLEQAQDEARRLRELHGHAEDAARLVRDRDRKITELSKEVFRLKEALNALPESGGPPQSPPNTAALQAQIRALEEKLEETETRHSKVVTLYRSHLLYAVQGHMDEDVQRLLCQILRMQQLQEQGR from the exons ATGAAGAGCCTGAAGGCCAGGTTCAAGAAGGCGGAT AGCCAGGACTGGACCAAGAACGACGAGAAGCTGCTGCAGGCCGTGGACTACAACGATGCCGGGCGGGTCACGTCGctcctgctccgcaagggcctGGTGCCCACCAAGCTGGACTCGGAGGGCAAATCCGC GTTCCACCTGGCTGCTACACGGGGCAACGTGGACTGCCTGGAAGCAATGCTGGCCCACGGCGTGGATGCCATGACCAAGGACAGCTCGG GTTACACTGCCCTGCACTTGGCCTCCAAGCACGGCCACCCTCAGTGTGTCAGCAAACTGCTGCAG GCCTCCTGCCCCGTGGACGTGGCCGATGGCAGTGGCCGGACCGCGCTGCACCTGGCGG CTGCCAGCGGCTGCATCTCCTGCTCCGAGATCCTCTGTGACTTCAAGGCTCCCTTGAACAGCAAGGACAAG GACGGCTCCACGCCGCTGATCCTGGCTGCCAAGATGAGCCACTCGGAGCTGTGCCGGTACCTCCTGCACCGCGGGGCCGCCGTCAACAGCCGGGACCTGCAGGGCAG GACAGCCCTGATGCTGGCCTGCGAGAGCGGCAGCGTGGACACCGTGGAGGTGCTGGTCAGCGCCGGCGCCCGCGTGGCCGTGGTGGACGCCACCGGCCACGACGCCGCTCACTACGGGCTGGCCACGGGCAACGCCCTCATCCAGCACCTCCTGCAGGAGGCGGCCCAGCGCCGCTCGTGGGCCAGCG AAGAGGAGTCAACTGAGCAGACGTCGCAG ACATCTTCGCCCAGCCAGTCGTCCGTCAGGGAGAAGAGCAGCACCCCGAGGAAGAGAAAggcccctctgcctcccctgggcacccccagccAG GAGGACCGGGACGCCTACGAGGAGATCGTGCGGCTGCGGCAGGAGAGGGCCCAGTTCCTGCAGAAGAtccggggcttggagcagcaggagaagcagagacGGGAG CGGGCGGAGCTGGACGAAAGCTCCCTGCGCTCCATGGAGAAGCAG ATCCGGGAACTGGAAGAGCGACTGGCGGTGCAGGatggggagaaggagaagctggGCAAGGAGGTGGAGGCTCTGCGGAGCCGCCTGTCCTCACTGGAG AATGAGAAGGAGAACACGAGCTACGACATTGAGACGCTGCAGGACGAGGAGGGAGACCCACTTGAGTTCCCAG gagcggagctgctgctctccaagaAGACGCTGAGCCCCTCGGccgaggagctgctggccaCACTCCAGGGGCAGGTGCAGTCCCTGACCGTGCAGAACAAGGAGCTAAGGGAGAAAATCCAG GTGCTGGAGAACTACGAGCGGGATGAGAgcagcccccctgccctgggggacGTGGTGCCCGCCAGTCTGTACCGGGCCCTGCAGCGGGAGCTGGAGCGGCTGCGGGCGCAGGGCAGGGAGGCCACGGCGCAGGCTGGAGGGGATGGGCAGCGCGGGGCTTCGGAGCCCATCCCGGAGGGGAGCGTGGGACCACATCCCACCAAGGGGCCAACCTGGGCCTGGGGCGAGTGCAAGGCAGTGCTGGACGAGCTGGGGGTGCAGACATCCCCCTCCTCCTCGCCCTCTGGCCAGCGGGAGCCGGGCACGGAGCTGGTGGAGGCACAGGCGGCCCTGAAGCAGGCACAGACCGAGCTGGaggagcgggagcggcggctgaaggagctgcaggccCGGCTGGAGGCTGCGGAGGCTGCTGCCTCACCGGGAGCCTCTGCGGAGGAGGCGTCGAGGGAGAAGAAAGCGCTGCTGGAGCGCTGCGGGCGCGCCGAGGCTGAGGCCGAGGCACTGCGGCGGGAGCTGGAGGCGAGGCCGCGGGACACGCCAGGAGCGCCGGAGCCGGGACCGGCGGGAGCGGCGGAGCTGGCgcggcagcaggaggaggccgaggcacagctggcagagctccGGGCCGTGCTGGCGCGcagggaggctgagctgggcgcgctgcgggagcggctgcggGAGCACGAGGAGGAGGCCCCGGCGCGGCTGCGGCAGGCGCAGGCCCTGCGGGAGCGCCTGGCGCAGCTGGAGGCCGCGGCCGAGGCCAAGGCCCGCGAGGCCGCCcggctggaggcagagctggcgGCAGCCGTGCCGCGGGCGCAGCATGAGGCGGCCGAGGCCGGGCTgcgggcggaggcggcggcgctgGCGCggcggctgcaggagctggagcggCGGCACGAGAAGACGTGCGAGGAGGTGTTCCGCGTGCAGCGGCAGGCGCTGTTCATGAAGAGCGAGCGCCAGGCGGCCGAGGACAGGCTGGGCGCTGCgcagaagcagctggagcaggcccAGGACGAGGCGCGGCGGCTGCGGGAGCTCCACGGCCACGCCGAGGATGCGGCACGGCTggtcagggacagggacaggaag ATCACGGAGCTCTCCAAGGAGGTTTTCAGGCTGAAGGAAGCCCTGAACGCCCTCCCCGAATCTGGGGGGCCTCCACAGTCCCCGCCCAACACAGCCGCGCTCCAGGCCCAGATCCGAGCActggaggagaagctggag gagacagAGACGAGGCACAGCAAGGTGGTGACGCTGTACCGGAGCCACCTGCTCTACGCTGTGCAG GGCCACATGGACGAGGATGTGCAGAGACTCCTGTGCCAGATCCTGAggatgcagcagctgcaggagcagggcagatgA